The Chrysiogenia bacterium genome includes a window with the following:
- a CDS encoding diphthine--ammonia ligase — translation MKEKILMSWSGGKDSAVALWELQRAGEYEIDALLTSVTEGYDRISMHGVRNELLERQAAALGVPLERVQLPKLASNEVYEERMGAAMNAAKARGISRVAFGDLYLEGIRSYREENLARVGMEALFPVWLRETRQFAKDFLSAGFRTMVVCVDTAQLGAEFAGREIDEAFLAELPEGVDPCGEKGEFHTFVFDGPNFSEPVKFELGETRIDGQFHFRDLVPS, via the coding sequence ATGAAAGAGAAAATCCTGATGTCCTGGAGCGGCGGCAAGGACAGCGCCGTGGCACTGTGGGAGCTGCAGCGTGCGGGCGAGTACGAAATCGATGCCCTGCTCACGAGCGTGACCGAGGGCTATGACCGGATTTCCATGCACGGCGTGCGCAATGAACTGCTGGAGCGACAGGCTGCCGCGCTGGGCGTGCCGCTCGAGCGGGTGCAGCTTCCCAAGCTCGCCAGCAACGAGGTCTACGAAGAGCGCATGGGCGCGGCGATGAACGCGGCCAAGGCGCGCGGCATTTCCCGCGTGGCCTTCGGCGATCTCTATCTGGAGGGAATCCGCAGCTACCGGGAGGAGAACCTCGCCCGCGTCGGGATGGAGGCCCTCTTCCCGGTGTGGCTGCGCGAGACCCGGCAGTTTGCAAAGGATTTTCTGAGTGCGGGCTTTCGCACGATGGTGGTGTGCGTCGACACCGCCCAGCTCGGCGCCGAATTCGCCGGCCGCGAAATCGACGAGGCCTTTCTCGCCGAGCTCCCCGAGGGCGTCGATCCCTGCGGGGAGAAAGGCGAGTTCCATACCTTCGTCTTCGATGGCCCGAACTTCAGCGAGCCCGTGAAATTCGAGCTGGGCGAGACGCGCATCGACGGGCAGTTCCACTTCCGCGACCTTGTGCCGAGCTGA